The Verrucomicrobiia bacterium genome contains a region encoding:
- a CDS encoding DUF6714 family protein encodes MTNDALIKEIGEAFSGVPKPQTTLRVARGADDHDYDWKKLQKLDEHYYDWEDVPDEDLDYYQDIFYWLCPQGFQFYLPAYMSRMLRTLSSNRPNHIWPMWAFGERCFELNLFELFTRKQTAVTVRFLEVLFEKVKDDYHADWWNHFDAEDWDDDELRKARKLELWEDYGAAYQLLKAKLGSE; translated from the coding sequence ATGACCAACGATGCGCTAATCAAAGAGATCGGCGAAGCCTTTTCAGGTGTGCCAAAACCGCAAACTACTTTGCGGGTGGCGAGAGGCGCAGACGACCACGACTACGATTGGAAAAAGCTGCAAAAGCTGGATGAGCACTATTATGACTGGGAGGATGTACCTGACGAAGACCTGGATTACTATCAGGACATATTTTACTGGCTATGCCCTCAAGGATTTCAATTTTATTTGCCAGCGTACATGAGTCGGATGTTACGAACTTTGTCTTCTAACCGGCCGAATCATATATGGCCGATGTGGGCATTCGGTGAACGATGTTTTGAGCTGAATCTATTCGAGCTGTTCACCCGAAAACAAACAGCCGTGACGGTACGCTTCTTGGAAGTTCTATTTGAGAAGGTGAAGGATGACTATCATGCCGACTGGTGGAACCATTTCGACGCGGAGGATTGGGATGACGACGAACTAAGGAAAGCACGGAAGCTCGAATTGTGGGAAGATTACGGAGCGGCTTATCAACTTCTCAAAGCCAAGCTGGGCAGTGAATAA
- a CDS encoding heavy metal translocating P-type ATPase, whose amino-acid sequence MRTELNIGGMTCNHCAQTVGQALRAVPGVEAAKVDLASSRATVDWAENAEPAPQSLLKAVQGAGYEPSLVKKDAAIIVSGMDCQSCVGHVTKAVQTVPGVANTSVDLSSGRVKVDWQTDAKKDFSAVVQAIQKAGYEAKLAETSSASVPVKKSHLDGWKFNVMLGGAITVILMICEWVLGLGMTKWFHWFAFALALPVQIFCGARFYRGAWNQLKQGKSNMDTLVALGSTTAFVYSLWGLLAGWHGHLYFMESAGIITLVSVGHWLEAMMSERAASSLKALVNLAPSTALRVGKDGKETAVDVAQLQPGDRVRLRPGDRVPVDGEVIEGGSAVNESMLTGESLPVDKQTGSTLFTGTLVENGQLLMRVTKTGSATALAQIIAVVERAQNSRAEIQKLGDRVSSIFVPVVVCIALLAAAWWGLAFASATAFSQGLASWLWPIHLPDTAIAAAVLHAAAVLIIACPCAMGLATPAAIMAGTNAAAQRGILIRDGAALEKSGTITAVIFDKTGTLTEGKPSVVASEDLRSADSQKTMLKELASALASPSNHPLSLAIVAAFGKAAQPLSVERGSPSRSNVQAFQPLPNISKRATATATNVLSQNFTRSTTPQNWTELRGKGIEAKLAQHSTETLRLGSLRWLQETGVDLSRAQAFSDKWMGEGASVLGIVEGTKLVGVLALRDVLKPKAREVIETLQTKLGNTQSVYLLTGDAKTTAEALAREAGIDTQNVFAEVRPEQKAELVKQLQAKGERVAFVGDGINDAPALEQADLGIAVARASDVAREAADIILLKSDIQAIPEAIGLAQATLRTIKQNLFWAFFYNAAAIPLAALGFLSPLLCAAAMGLSDVVVIGNALRLRRRKA is encoded by the coding sequence ATGAGAACAGAACTGAACATCGGCGGTATGACGTGCAACCACTGCGCACAAACGGTGGGGCAGGCTCTGCGTGCTGTGCCCGGCGTGGAAGCGGCGAAGGTGGACCTTGCAAGTTCCCGGGCGACAGTTGATTGGGCAGAGAATGCGGAACCTGCGCCGCAAAGCCTGCTTAAAGCAGTCCAGGGCGCGGGTTATGAACCGAGTCTGGTGAAAAAGGATGCGGCGATCATCGTCTCGGGGATGGATTGCCAGAGCTGTGTGGGGCATGTCACAAAAGCGGTGCAAACGGTGCCGGGTGTGGCGAATACGAGCGTGGATCTGAGCAGTGGCCGCGTGAAGGTGGATTGGCAGACGGACGCGAAAAAAGATTTCAGTGCGGTGGTGCAAGCGATTCAGAAGGCGGGTTATGAGGCAAAGCTCGCGGAAACGTCGAGCGCCTCAGTTCCGGTGAAGAAGAGTCATCTCGATGGCTGGAAATTTAATGTGATGTTGGGCGGTGCCATCACGGTCATCCTGATGATTTGTGAATGGGTGCTTGGGCTGGGTATGACCAAGTGGTTTCACTGGTTCGCCTTTGCGCTGGCTCTACCCGTGCAGATTTTTTGCGGTGCGCGGTTCTATCGCGGCGCGTGGAACCAGCTCAAGCAGGGCAAGTCGAACATGGACACGCTGGTGGCGCTCGGCTCCACGACGGCGTTTGTGTATAGCCTGTGGGGTTTGCTCGCGGGCTGGCACGGTCATCTCTACTTCATGGAGTCAGCGGGCATCATCACACTGGTAAGCGTTGGGCATTGGTTGGAAGCCATGATGAGCGAACGCGCGGCAAGTTCGCTGAAAGCTTTGGTGAATCTGGCGCCGTCTACCGCCCTACGCGTGGGCAAGGATGGCAAAGAAACGGCTGTAGATGTCGCGCAATTGCAACCGGGCGATCGCGTGCGACTGCGTCCAGGTGACCGTGTGCCAGTAGATGGCGAAGTGATCGAGGGCGGTTCGGCGGTGAACGAATCCATGCTCACGGGAGAATCGTTGCCGGTGGACAAACAGACAGGCAGCACATTGTTCACAGGCACGCTGGTCGAGAACGGTCAGTTGCTCATGCGCGTGACAAAGACGGGTAGCGCGACGGCGCTCGCGCAGATCATCGCCGTGGTGGAGCGGGCGCAGAATAGTCGCGCGGAAATCCAGAAACTGGGCGATCGCGTCAGCAGCATCTTTGTGCCGGTGGTTGTATGTATCGCGCTGCTGGCGGCGGCTTGGTGGGGATTGGCCTTTGCTTCGGCCACCGCATTCAGTCAAGGCCTTGCAAGCTGGTTGTGGCCGATTCATCTGCCGGATACCGCGATCGCTGCCGCAGTGCTGCATGCGGCGGCCGTGCTGATCATCGCGTGTCCCTGTGCGATGGGTCTCGCCACACCCGCAGCCATCATGGCCGGAACGAATGCGGCGGCGCAGCGTGGTATCCTGATTCGCGATGGTGCGGCCTTGGAAAAATCCGGGACGATCACGGCCGTCATCTTTGATAAGACGGGGACATTGACCGAAGGCAAACCCTCCGTGGTGGCCAGTGAAGATCTGCGTTCAGCAGATTCTCAGAAGACGATGTTGAAAGAATTGGCCTCTGCGCTGGCCTCGCCGTCCAATCATCCGCTCAGCCTTGCCATCGTGGCCGCCTTTGGCAAAGCGGCGCAGCCCCTATCAGTGGAGCGCGGCTCTCCGAGCCGCAGCAACGTCCAGGCGTTTCAACCGTTACCAAATATTTCGAAACGCGCGACTGCTACGGCGACGAATGTTTTATCACAAAATTTCACACGCTCTACCACTCCGCAGAACTGGACGGAACTGCGCGGCAAGGGCATTGAAGCGAAGCTGGCACAGCATTCCACTGAGACCTTGCGGCTAGGCTCGCTCCGTTGGTTGCAAGAGACCGGCGTGGATCTTTCACGGGCACAGGCTTTCAGTGATAAGTGGATGGGCGAAGGAGCTTCTGTCCTCGGCATCGTCGAAGGAACAAAACTCGTCGGCGTGCTCGCCCTACGTGATGTGCTGAAGCCAAAGGCCCGCGAAGTCATCGAGACATTGCAGACCAAGCTCGGTAATACGCAGAGCGTGTATCTGCTTACGGGTGATGCCAAGACGACGGCGGAAGCGCTGGCGCGAGAAGCAGGCATAGATACTCAAAACGTCTTCGCCGAAGTGCGCCCTGAGCAAAAGGCGGAGCTGGTGAAACAGCTTCAAGCCAAGGGAGAGCGCGTGGCCTTTGTAGGGGATGGCATCAATGACGCACCTGCTTTGGAGCAGGCGGACTTGGGTATTGCTGTTGCGCGGGCTAGCGACGTGGCGCGCGAGGCAGCAGATATCATCCTGCTCAAATCAGATATTCAGGCGATCCCGGAGGCCATCGGGCTGGCGCAGGCGACCTTGCGCACGATCAAGCAAAACCTGTTCTGGGCATTTTTCTACAACGCGGCGGCGATTCCGCTGGCGGCCTTGGGTTTTCTCAGTCCGTTGCTGTGTGCAGCGGCAATGGGATTGTCCGATGTGGTGGTGATCGGCAATGCGCTGCGCTTGCGCCGGAGGAAGGCTTGA
- a CDS encoding SLC13 family permease, which yields MDFFTPIFAAAGDGSTWPFVVLVLSVASVIVLISVCRIHAFLALILAALLAGVLAEKLPGGRPRVSDIPVAEGVALKSHYLRAVELVTEEFGKTAGAIGIVIGLASIISMCLMDSGAADKVVRRFLAFFGEKRAGFALLVATYFLSIPIFFDTMFMLMAPLAMALALRTGKDYLLYVLAVCAGGVITHSLTVPHPGPLAMVDNLKVDVGISIVGGVTMGLIPAIGGYFVAKWLNSRITIPVREVPGVDLKDLKSIVNKPESQLPGFTISLLPIILPIVLITFGSFLDVAWRTYNQLKLAGTTDFHWAKSVVELFGSKESFLSFFAVFEFLGNKNIALLVGAALSIYVLAKQKGYTFSKIADLIGKPLETAGVIILITSAGGAFGLMLKNAGVGDAIKAMAEGKDVNLILLSWLVAIVIRIAQGSATVAMLTTSAMIFPMIDPAAAGAVELPYSVMYIFLSIGFGAFACSWMNDSGFWVVSKLGGLTEKETLKSWTVMLTACAVIGLLMCLVMSKVMPLKGLGTLPTATLTVLK from the coding sequence ATGGACTTTTTTACGCCTATCTTTGCGGCGGCAGGTGACGGTTCCACCTGGCCTTTTGTCGTGCTCGTGCTCAGCGTGGCCTCGGTCATCGTCCTGATTTCGGTCTGCCGCATCCATGCTTTCCTCGCGCTCATCCTTGCGGCTTTGCTCGCTGGTGTGCTGGCGGAGAAACTTCCGGGCGGCCGTCCCCGTGTCTCCGATATCCCGGTGGCTGAAGGCGTGGCCTTGAAGAGCCACTATTTGCGGGCGGTAGAGTTGGTGACCGAGGAGTTCGGCAAGACCGCCGGGGCTATCGGTATCGTCATCGGCCTGGCCTCCATCATCAGCATGTGCCTGATGGACAGTGGCGCGGCAGACAAGGTGGTGCGCCGGTTCCTTGCTTTCTTTGGGGAAAAACGGGCAGGATTTGCTTTGCTGGTGGCCACTTACTTCCTCTCCATCCCGATTTTCTTCGATACCATGTTCATGCTCATGGCGCCGCTGGCCATGGCGCTGGCTTTGCGTACTGGTAAAGACTATCTCCTCTATGTTCTGGCGGTTTGTGCGGGTGGTGTCATCACGCATTCGCTGACAGTGCCGCATCCCGGGCCGCTGGCGATGGTGGACAATCTCAAGGTGGATGTGGGCATCTCCATCGTGGGCGGTGTGACAATGGGTCTCATCCCGGCCATCGGCGGATACTTCGTGGCCAAGTGGCTGAATTCCCGCATCACCATCCCTGTCCGCGAAGTGCCGGGAGTGGATCTGAAAGATCTCAAAAGCATCGTGAACAAACCGGAGAGCCAGTTGCCTGGCTTCACCATCTCCCTTCTGCCCATCATCTTGCCCATCGTCCTCATCACATTCGGCTCCTTTCTGGACGTGGCCTGGCGCACCTACAACCAGTTGAAGCTGGCGGGTACGACCGATTTCCATTGGGCCAAATCCGTGGTCGAACTTTTTGGTAGCAAGGAAAGTTTCCTTTCCTTCTTTGCGGTCTTCGAATTTTTGGGAAACAAGAACATCGCATTGCTGGTGGGAGCGGCCCTTTCCATCTACGTGCTGGCGAAGCAGAAGGGGTACACATTCAGCAAGATCGCCGACCTCATCGGCAAACCTTTGGAGACCGCCGGCGTCATCATCCTCATCACCAGTGCTGGCGGCGCGTTCGGCCTGATGCTCAAGAACGCCGGTGTAGGTGATGCCATCAAAGCCATGGCCGAAGGCAAAGATGTGAATCTGATCCTGCTTTCCTGGTTGGTGGCCATCGTCATCCGTATCGCCCAAGGGTCGGCCACGGTCGCCATGTTGACGACCTCGGCGATGATCTTCCCTATGATCGATCCGGCGGCGGCGGGTGCGGTGGAGCTGCCTTACAGCGTCATGTATATCTTCTTGAGCATCGGCTTTGGTGCGTTTGCCTGTTCGTGGATGAATGACTCCGGATTCTGGGTGGTGAGCAAGCTGGGCGGCCTGACGGAGAAGGAGACTTTGAAGAGCTGGACGGTGATGTTGACCGCCTGCGCTGTGATCGGTCTGCTTATGTGCCTGGTCATGTCCAAGGTCATGCCTTTAAAAGGGTTGGGCACTCTGCCTACGGCGACTCTGACAGTCCTGAAATAA
- a CDS encoding 4a-hydroxytetrahydrobiopterin dehydratase yields MPKLSPNQVTVSMATLPSWKLEGPAIYRTFTLPNFSKAMEFANAVAKTAENANHHPDIEIKWNQVTLRLSTHSDGGLTEKDFALAGKFDQLV; encoded by the coding sequence ATGCCAAAGCTTAGTCCGAATCAAGTCACTGTCTCGATGGCTACGTTGCCTTCTTGGAAACTGGAAGGTCCGGCCATTTATCGCACCTTCACCCTGCCCAATTTCAGCAAAGCGATGGAATTTGCCAATGCCGTCGCCAAGACAGCCGAGAATGCAAACCATCACCCGGACATTGAGATCAAGTGGAACCAGGTGACACTGCGATTGAGCACGCATTCCGATGGCGGACTGACGGAAAAAGACTTCGCACTGGCGGGGAAGTTCGATCAACTGGTTTGA
- a CDS encoding Fic family protein yields the protein MVATTMSYQPVYVITPALLSRAEQISALRERILAATVQVAWIPALQKDSRARNTHSSTAIEGNPLTLEQVRAVEEGREMPVIAEREKREVVNYFAGLRYIEKNSHKKSITHESILQLHRIIAGNVMDQGTAGRYRTIHVRVGRFTPPAPEDVSGLMFELLEWWNKESVNLSPVLSSAIIHYRFEAIHPFADGNGRTGRALALWELYRRGFDTHHIFSVDEYYWENRPRYYSALELVRHEGEDLSRWLEYSAEGLLLTLERVWTRIQKLTAKKGREKLVLRPRQEKLLQMLRDHQGMTPQEIWDGLDVSRQGAMGLLRPLIQAGLVKKVGGKKSGRYILV from the coding sequence ATGGTTGCGACCACCATGAGTTATCAACCGGTATATGTCATCACGCCTGCACTGCTCTCACGGGCAGAGCAGATATCCGCCCTGCGCGAACGTATTCTGGCCGCTACAGTACAAGTGGCGTGGATTCCGGCTTTGCAAAAAGATTCCCGTGCCCGCAATACACATTCATCTACAGCCATTGAGGGCAATCCGCTGACTTTGGAACAGGTGCGGGCCGTGGAAGAAGGCCGGGAGATGCCCGTCATTGCCGAGCGTGAAAAGAGGGAAGTGGTGAATTATTTCGCTGGCTTGCGATATATTGAAAAGAATTCGCATAAGAAATCGATCACTCACGAGTCGATTTTGCAACTGCACCGGATCATCGCAGGAAACGTGATGGACCAAGGCACTGCTGGAAGATATCGCACGATTCATGTCCGTGTCGGCCGTTTTACTCCGCCCGCACCGGAAGATGTTTCAGGACTGATGTTTGAATTGTTGGAATGGTGGAATAAAGAGTCTGTAAACCTGTCTCCGGTGTTAAGTTCCGCGATCATTCACTATCGGTTTGAAGCCATCCATCCTTTTGCAGATGGAAATGGCCGGACAGGACGGGCACTGGCCTTGTGGGAGCTTTACCGGCGAGGTTTTGATACGCATCACATCTTTTCCGTAGATGAATACTATTGGGAAAATCGTCCCCGCTATTATTCAGCTTTGGAACTGGTGAGACATGAAGGTGAAGATCTGAGTCGGTGGCTGGAATACAGCGCGGAAGGGCTTCTCCTGACCTTGGAACGTGTCTGGACCCGGATCCAAAAATTAACGGCTAAAAAGGGGCGTGAGAAACTGGTGCTTCGTCCGAGGCAGGAAAAATTGCTGCAAATGTTGCGAGATCATCAAGGTATGACACCGCAAGAAATCTGGGATGGCTTAGATGTATCGCGGCAAGGAGCCATGGGTTTATTGCGGCCATTGATCCAAGCGGGACTGGTCAAAAAAGTGGGTGGCAAGAAAAGCGGGCGTTATATTTTGGTATAA